From Verrucomicrobiota bacterium, the proteins below share one genomic window:
- the ilvN gene encoding acetolactate synthase small subunit, producing MSSVQKHTISVLVENKFGVLARVAGMFSGRGFNIETLNVGPVHLEGLSRITATIIGDDQALDQALKQLNKLVNVVEVDHFAEGGAVARELILMKVSADSKTRPEIMQICDIFRAKVIDVSPHSVILEITGNSNKIKAFFDLITPFGVKKMARTGIVALERGSLPKDSA from the coding sequence TTTGGGGTTCTTGCGCGCGTTGCCGGTATGTTTAGCGGTCGTGGCTTCAATATTGAGACGCTGAATGTCGGTCCGGTTCACCTGGAAGGTCTTTCGCGGATCACCGCCACCATCATTGGGGATGATCAGGCGCTAGACCAAGCCCTGAAGCAGCTCAACAAATTGGTGAACGTTGTCGAGGTGGACCACTTTGCCGAGGGCGGAGCGGTTGCCCGCGAGCTGATCCTGATGAAAGTCAGCGCCGATTCCAAAACACGACCGGAGATTATGCAGATATGTGATATTTTCCGGGCAAAGGTCATCGACGTGAGCCCCCATTCGGTGATTCTCGAGATCACAGGAAACAGTAATAAGATCAAAGCATTCTTCGATCTAATCACGCCGTTTGGTGTGAAAAAAATGGCCCGCACTGGAATAGTCGCTCTCGAACGCGGCTCTCTTCCAAAGGACAGTGCTTAA
- a CDS encoding phosphoribosylanthranilate isomerase: protein MSGEIEIKVCGLTSVAAAQQVVRLGAEYGGINGYPPSPRFIDGELEEEVLNELPKGSRIWVTVEPSLASAKEALRRGYDFVQIHFDPKGSFSPKDLASAVGKGNVWLAPRLADPLDFSEEWIGLADLFLIDGFSPDRVGGTGKRVSGQSFRELESRYPTEKFCIAGGIAPGNVEEVIRESGAERIDVNSGVESAPGVKDVGKLEELFRLVRR, encoded by the coding sequence GTGAGCGGAGAAATCGAGATTAAGGTCTGCGGGCTCACTTCCGTTGCGGCTGCACAGCAGGTAGTTCGCTTGGGTGCCGAGTATGGAGGGATCAACGGCTATCCACCTTCCCCTCGTTTTATTGATGGTGAACTTGAGGAAGAAGTTCTCAATGAATTGCCCAAAGGCTCGCGGATTTGGGTAACGGTTGAGCCGTCGCTTGCATCCGCGAAAGAGGCGCTCCGGCGAGGGTATGATTTTGTTCAGATTCACTTTGATCCGAAAGGGTCGTTTTCTCCGAAGGACCTCGCATCCGCAGTGGGCAAGGGGAACGTGTGGCTCGCCCCCCGCCTCGCGGATCCTCTCGATTTTTCAGAGGAGTGGATTGGCCTCGCGGATCTTTTCCTGATCGATGGATTTTCTCCAGACAGAGTGGGTGGGACCGGGAAGCGGGTCTCCGGTCAATCGTTTCGGGAACTGGAGAGTCGCTATCCGACCGAGAAGTTTTGTATTGCGGGCGGGATCGCCCCGGGGAACGTCGAAGAGGTCATTCGTGAGAGCGGAGCCGAAAGGATCGATGTAAATAGCGGAGTGGAAAGTGCTCCTGGCGTAAAGGACGTCGGGAAGCTGGAGGAATTGTTTCGTTTGGTTCGTCGGTAG
- a CDS encoding Gfo/Idh/MocA family oxidoreductase, with product MKSKPIRWGILGPGSIAQKFATGLHDSDKGVLVAVGSRSHSRASAFLNGINTRGAKGHGDYESLLSDPDVDAIYVATPHTFHREWCVKAVAAGKHVLCEKPIAINHADAKEIFTVAEKNGLQVMEAFMYRCHPQTKRLVQLIREGSIGEVRRVQAEFGFRAEPNPQSRLFDSALGGGAILDIGCYPMSLARLVAGVANGVGFLEPYEIRAVGNLHPTTKVDTSTSAVLGFKSGVIAELFASLEVNAANQVIIEGTEGSLVLSSPWFCRGPIKINRSGKASILPENPDTKDLYSYEADVFAEYLSGEALKSPAMTPEDTLGNMKALDQWRAEIGVIYPSEKT from the coding sequence ATGAAGTCCAAGCCCATCCGATGGGGAATTCTGGGACCTGGATCCATCGCCCAAAAATTTGCAACAGGTCTCCACGATTCGGATAAAGGAGTTCTAGTCGCTGTAGGTAGCCGGAGTCATTCCAGAGCATCCGCCTTCCTCAACGGAATAAATACTCGGGGAGCAAAGGGCCACGGTGATTACGAATCGCTTCTTAGTGATCCGGATGTTGACGCCATTTATGTCGCCACTCCACACACCTTCCATCGGGAATGGTGCGTAAAGGCGGTGGCAGCAGGGAAACATGTGCTCTGCGAGAAGCCGATCGCGATAAACCACGCCGACGCCAAGGAGATCTTTACGGTGGCAGAGAAGAATGGCCTTCAGGTAATGGAAGCTTTTATGTATCGCTGCCATCCTCAGACCAAGCGGCTGGTTCAGTTGATTCGGGAGGGCAGCATCGGGGAGGTGCGCAGAGTTCAGGCAGAGTTCGGTTTTCGCGCTGAACCAAATCCCCAAAGCCGTCTCTTCGACTCAGCTTTAGGAGGTGGAGCAATTCTCGATATTGGGTGCTATCCTATGTCCCTCGCTCGACTGGTTGCGGGTGTTGCAAACGGCGTCGGTTTTCTCGAGCCATACGAAATAAGAGCAGTCGGCAACCTTCATCCCACTACCAAAGTCGATACATCCACTTCCGCCGTTCTCGGATTCAAATCCGGAGTAATTGCCGAACTATTCGCATCCCTTGAGGTCAATGCGGCCAATCAAGTCATCATTGAGGGCACGGAAGGAAGTCTTGTTCTCAGCTCTCCTTGGTTTTGCCGTGGGCCGATCAAGATCAATCGATCGGGGAAAGCTTCGATCTTACCGGAAAATCCCGACACCAAGGACCTTTATTCCTATGAAGCAGATGTCTTCGCTGAGTATCTCTCTGGAGAGGCTCTTAAGTCTCCAGCGATGACCCCAGAGGACACTTTGGGAAACATGAAGGCCCTCGATCAATGGAGAGCCGAAATCGGTGTGATCTACCCAAGTGAGAAAACTTAA
- the rpe gene encoding ribulose-phosphate 3-epimerase, with amino-acid sequence MSDSDSTPTRILAPSLLAGNHANLSDALSRVELAKIQWLHLDIMDGHFVPNLSFGPQTVADARKIAPDLFFDTHLMLDRPDLMIDAFANAGSELITIHVEPFYPIRKTLQAIREKGLKAGLALNPGTPFERAVPFLSEIDLLLLMTVQPGFGGQAFRTDVLEKIQQAAQTRKSGGYSFRIEVDGGVDSETGLQCAKAGADTFVCGTAFFKADDPVGFRKILEGT; translated from the coding sequence ATGTCCGATTCAGATTCAACTCCCACTCGTATTCTTGCGCCTTCTCTGCTCGCTGGAAACCACGCGAACCTTTCGGACGCACTCTCCAGAGTAGAATTAGCCAAAATCCAGTGGCTCCATCTGGACATCATGGACGGGCACTTTGTTCCCAATCTCAGTTTTGGTCCCCAGACGGTGGCAGACGCTCGAAAGATCGCGCCCGACCTTTTCTTTGATACCCACCTGATGCTGGATCGACCAGATCTGATGATCGATGCATTTGCCAATGCTGGATCGGAATTGATTACTATTCACGTCGAACCGTTCTATCCCATCCGAAAAACGCTCCAGGCAATCCGTGAGAAAGGCCTAAAGGCAGGCCTCGCTCTTAACCCCGGAACTCCCTTTGAGCGCGCTGTTCCCTTTCTATCCGAAATCGACCTCTTGCTATTGATGACCGTTCAGCCAGGCTTCGGTGGACAGGCGTTCCGGACAGACGTTCTCGAGAAGATTCAGCAAGCCGCCCAGACCAGAAAATCCGGTGGATACTCATTTCGCATCGAAGTAGACGGTGGGGTAGATTCGGAGACTGGACTTCAATGCGCCAAAGCCGGAGCAGATACCTTCGTTTGTGGGACGGCCTTTTTTAAAGCAGACGATCCAGTAGGATTCCGCAAGATCTTGGAAGGGACCTAG
- the ilvC gene encoding ketol-acid reductoisomerase, producing the protein MPAKVYTEKDADREILKDKTLAVIGYGSQGHAHAQNLKDSGYKVIIGLYAKSKSREVAKKQGFKVYDTAEAVKKADVIMVGVPDMRQQKVFEEDIAPNLTKGKTLLFTHGLSIHYGLIDVQPDVDVIMVAPKGPGHVVRTQYLEGKGVPALIAIHQNPSRKAKKIALAWADGVGGTRAGVIQTTFKEETETDLFGEQAVLCGGASALVAAGFETLVEAGYQPEMAYFECLHELKLIVDLMVESGIAGMRFSVSETAKYGDITRGARVINAQTKKSMAKILKEIQSGKFTREWVQEYEDGLPNYTKTLKDGENHPIEKTGRRLRGLMPWVEKRNLKGSQASYNG; encoded by the coding sequence ATGCCAGCAAAAGTCTATACTGAAAAGGACGCGGATCGTGAGATCCTGAAGGACAAAACCCTCGCCGTAATCGGATACGGTTCTCAAGGTCATGCCCATGCGCAAAACCTAAAGGACAGCGGTTACAAGGTGATCATAGGTCTCTATGCCAAGAGCAAGTCACGGGAAGTGGCGAAAAAGCAGGGCTTCAAGGTGTATGACACGGCTGAGGCCGTTAAGAAGGCGGACGTGATTATGGTCGGTGTTCCTGACATGCGGCAGCAGAAAGTCTTTGAAGAAGATATTGCTCCGAACCTGACCAAGGGAAAGACCCTCCTCTTCACTCACGGTCTTTCGATTCATTATGGTCTCATCGACGTCCAGCCGGACGTGGACGTCATCATGGTTGCTCCCAAAGGCCCGGGTCATGTTGTCCGCACCCAGTATCTCGAAGGGAAGGGCGTTCCCGCATTGATCGCGATTCACCAGAACCCTTCCCGCAAGGCCAAGAAGATCGCCCTCGCATGGGCGGATGGAGTTGGCGGAACGCGTGCGGGTGTGATTCAGACCACTTTCAAGGAAGAGACCGAAACCGACCTCTTTGGTGAACAGGCTGTTCTTTGCGGGGGTGCAAGCGCACTGGTTGCAGCTGGGTTTGAGACTCTCGTCGAAGCGGGATATCAACCGGAAATGGCCTACTTCGAGTGCCTCCATGAGCTCAAGCTGATTGTCGATCTGATGGTCGAGTCGGGAATAGCCGGTATGCGTTTCTCGGTTTCTGAAACAGCGAAGTATGGAGACATCACCAGGGGTGCACGGGTGATCAACGCGCAGACTAAGAAGTCCATGGCAAAGATTCTCAAAGAGATTCAGAGCGGGAAATTCACCCGCGAGTGGGTTCAAGAATATGAAGATGGCCTGCCAAACTACACCAAGACATTAAAGGACGGTGAGAATCATCCAATCGAGAAAACCGGTCGTCGTTTGCGCGGTCTGATGCCTTGGGTGGAGAAACGTAACCTCAAGGGTTCTCAAGCCAGTTACAACGGTTAG
- a CDS encoding antitoxin, which produces MKTTIDLPDDLVRRMKLKAVREGKKFREVAAEVFRKGLTEQAKDTNSRRVQLPLIQCELSKSVTELNPEQIADVLNKQEEDWVDETPGR; this is translated from the coding sequence ATGAAAACTACGATTGATCTTCCCGATGATTTGGTCCGACGGATGAAGCTAAAAGCAGTTCGAGAGGGAAAAAAATTTCGTGAAGTAGCTGCAGAGGTCTTCCGAAAAGGCTTAACCGAGCAAGCGAAAGATACGAATAGTCGCCGCGTTCAGTTACCACTGATTCAATGTGAACTTTCGAAATCCGTTACTGAGTTGAATCCAGAGCAGATCGCGGACGTTCTGAATAAGCAGGAAGAAGATTGGGTGGATGAAACTCCCGGACGTTAA
- a CDS encoding uroporphyrinogen-III synthase, which produces MAKSLSGKRICITRAREQSARLASLLLEQEAEVVGLPLIEVYPSKERAVLEEVLEQPGVYDWIVFSSANGVKFFFEALIDRCEDLRSIGFARIACVGNATADAVRSLRLRVDLIPEEATGDALASSLVESGSLDNARVLVVVGNRNRDTLPRILEENGHAIVDIAEVYETRLADLSKSGVAKEFRQKGADAILFTSASTVEAFVEQAESLKLAAGAAIPKAFSIGPMTSEALASAGIPLHAQAVDASLGSLVKVVAEKLQ; this is translated from the coding sequence ATGGCGAAGAGTTTGTCAGGAAAACGAATTTGCATCACGAGGGCGCGGGAGCAGTCAGCGCGGCTTGCATCTCTACTCTTGGAGCAGGAGGCGGAAGTCGTTGGGCTTCCTTTGATCGAAGTCTATCCATCAAAGGAGCGGGCAGTTTTGGAGGAGGTGCTCGAGCAGCCGGGTGTCTATGATTGGATCGTCTTTTCCAGCGCCAATGGGGTGAAGTTTTTCTTTGAGGCTTTGATCGACCGTTGTGAAGACCTGCGTTCGATTGGCTTCGCCCGAATTGCCTGTGTTGGAAACGCTACGGCCGATGCGGTCAGGTCCTTACGGCTTCGCGTAGACTTGATTCCAGAGGAAGCAACGGGCGACGCGCTCGCATCCTCCTTGGTGGAGTCGGGTAGCCTCGACAACGCCAGAGTTCTGGTGGTCGTCGGCAACCGAAACAGGGATACGCTGCCGCGGATTCTCGAAGAAAATGGGCATGCAATCGTCGACATCGCCGAAGTGTATGAAACTCGTCTTGCGGATCTCTCGAAGAGTGGAGTAGCCAAGGAGTTTCGCCAAAAGGGTGCGGACGCGATTTTGTTCACGAGTGCGAGCACAGTGGAGGCATTTGTCGAGCAAGCAGAGTCGCTGAAACTGGCGGCGGGAGCAGCGATACCCAAGGCCTTTAGTATCGGACCGATGACTTCCGAAGCTCTCGCCAGTGCTGGAATCCCGCTCCATGCCCAGGCCGTTGATGCTAGTCTCGGTTCCTTGGTAAAGGTAGTTGCTGAAAAACTACAGTGA
- a CDS encoding TA system VapC family ribonuclease toxin has protein sequence MKLPDVNIWLALTLSGHSYHAVAKDWFDTQTSSEEVFFCRLTKQSLMRLLTTRAVLLPYGIDPLSNKESWEIVDSFLTDDRISMANEPSGIDERWKLWATPDTASPKLWMDAWLAAFAHQSGFQLVTLDKAFKQFKGLDATIIRI, from the coding sequence ATGAAACTCCCGGACGTTAATATCTGGCTTGCACTAACGCTTTCGGGGCACTCCTACCATGCAGTGGCAAAAGATTGGTTCGATACCCAGACCTCTTCTGAAGAGGTATTTTTCTGCCGATTGACTAAACAGTCTTTGATGCGCCTTCTAACAACGAGGGCCGTTTTACTACCATATGGTATCGATCCTTTATCGAACAAAGAGTCATGGGAAATCGTGGATAGTTTTCTAACGGATGATCGCATTTCTATGGCAAACGAACCATCCGGCATAGACGAACGTTGGAAGCTCTGGGCTACACCTGACACTGCTTCGCCGAAACTCTGGATGGATGCATGGTTGGCGGCTTTTGCTCACCAGTCTGGATTTCAACTAGTGACGCTAGATAAAGCGTTCAAGCAGTTCAAAGGACTCGACGCCACGATTATTAGAATCTGA
- the dnaX gene encoding DNA polymerase III subunit gamma/tau, translating into MEGGYQVIARRWRPKKFADLVGQEHIVRTLSNAIERQRIAHAYLFIGPRGTGKTSTARLLACALNGADAPAVDFDPESDMVQAIMGGSCMDVIEIDGASNNSVDQVRDLREDCQYSPTQCPFKIYIIDEVHMLSPAAFNALLKTLEEPPSHVKFIFATTESNKVLPTIVSRCQRLEFRPIDETEIVGRLAEIAESEAIAVEEESLQAIAKLANGGMRDAQSILDQLISFCGTNVTEADVLSVFGMAGESDLATLGRALAESDYGTLITCADRFSSEGKDLSRILLDLSSLVRSSLLDSIRNGGLSDKLGPSLETEPLLRILDALKAGERSVQKGLSEKVNFEVTLLRAVDHARTRPIDSVIRRISDLAENDPAGQKKK; encoded by the coding sequence GTGGAAGGTGGTTATCAGGTAATTGCGAGGCGTTGGCGGCCCAAAAAGTTCGCCGACCTCGTCGGCCAGGAGCACATCGTCAGAACCCTATCCAACGCTATTGAGCGGCAGCGGATTGCCCACGCCTACCTCTTCATCGGACCGAGAGGAACCGGAAAAACCAGCACTGCTCGACTCCTCGCCTGCGCCCTCAACGGTGCAGATGCGCCAGCAGTAGATTTTGATCCTGAATCAGACATGGTTCAGGCGATTATGGGCGGAAGTTGCATGGATGTTATTGAGATTGACGGTGCGTCCAACAACTCGGTCGATCAAGTCCGCGACCTCCGCGAGGACTGCCAATACAGTCCTACCCAATGCCCCTTCAAGATCTACATCATAGACGAGGTGCATATGCTCTCACCCGCAGCTTTCAATGCCCTCCTAAAGACCCTTGAAGAGCCGCCGTCGCACGTAAAATTCATCTTTGCGACTACAGAAAGTAACAAGGTCCTTCCGACTATCGTCTCCCGCTGTCAGCGTCTTGAATTTCGCCCGATTGACGAAACGGAGATTGTGGGCCGCTTGGCGGAAATTGCCGAATCGGAAGCGATTGCGGTCGAAGAAGAATCCCTCCAAGCGATCGCAAAACTGGCCAACGGTGGCATGCGAGACGCGCAATCAATCCTCGATCAACTCATCTCATTCTGTGGCACGAATGTGACCGAGGCTGACGTTCTCTCAGTTTTCGGGATGGCCGGAGAATCCGACCTAGCGACTTTGGGACGAGCCCTCGCCGAGAGCGATTACGGGACTCTGATCACTTGCGCAGACCGCTTTTCATCAGAAGGGAAGGATCTCTCTCGAATACTCCTTGATCTTTCGTCGCTAGTCAGAAGCTCACTTCTTGACTCGATTCGTAACGGCGGACTAAGCGACAAACTCGGGCCTTCGCTCGAAACTGAACCGCTCCTTCGTATTCTCGACGCCCTCAAGGCTGGAGAGCGGTCTGTCCAAAAGGGTCTCTCCGAAAAAGTGAATTTTGAGGTAACCCTCCTCCGTGCAGTGGATCACGCAAGGACCCGACCAATCGATAGCGTTATTCGCCGCATCAGCGACCTCGCCGAAAACGATCCGGCGGGTCAAAAAAAAAAGTGA
- the hemC gene encoding hydroxymethylbilane synthase yields MNAETVILASRRSRLARAQAAIVERAVIDLDPSWVTGVLCLTTTGDREASWSLEKQGGKGLFTKEIEEALLAGEADLAVHSAKDLPTDMPDGLCLAAFLPREDPRDVLILREGVKTPSTIATGSPRRRAQLKLMFPEAEFSEIRGNVETRLRKIGEGAADATVLAAAGLSRLGISKMEGLQFRKLQTDQMVPACGQAAIAIQTREEDKDRFQPLSDPDTEKAVLLERSFLKALGGGCHTAFAGYSDGEQFHAFHEDFGHRVEELPSAEEVDDFFADRFSDWVTG; encoded by the coding sequence ATGAATGCGGAGACGGTGATCCTCGCCAGCCGGCGCAGCCGCCTCGCTCGCGCTCAAGCCGCCATTGTTGAACGCGCCGTCATCGACCTCGATCCTTCTTGGGTTACCGGTGTGTTGTGTCTAACGACCACCGGAGACCGAGAGGCATCGTGGTCTCTCGAGAAGCAGGGAGGAAAAGGCCTTTTTACAAAAGAGATCGAGGAGGCTCTTCTTGCCGGAGAGGCTGATCTTGCGGTGCACAGCGCCAAGGATTTGCCGACGGATATGCCAGATGGACTTTGCCTCGCGGCGTTTCTTCCTCGGGAGGATCCTCGGGATGTCTTGATCTTAAGGGAAGGGGTGAAGACTCCTTCGACGATCGCCACAGGAAGTCCTCGGCGCAGGGCGCAACTGAAGTTGATGTTCCCAGAGGCAGAGTTCTCGGAGATACGAGGAAACGTAGAAACCCGTCTGCGAAAGATTGGGGAGGGAGCAGCGGACGCTACTGTTCTGGCGGCTGCGGGATTGTCTCGGTTGGGCATCTCGAAGATGGAGGGTTTGCAGTTTCGAAAACTTCAGACGGATCAAATGGTTCCTGCCTGCGGTCAAGCCGCTATCGCCATTCAAACCAGGGAGGAGGACAAGGATCGGTTTCAACCGCTCTCTGATCCGGATACAGAGAAGGCAGTTCTCTTGGAGCGTAGCTTTCTCAAAGCTCTTGGGGGTGGTTGCCATACGGCTTTCGCCGGATATTCGGACGGAGAACAGTTTCACGCCTTCCACGAAGATTTTGGCCATCGTGTAGAAGAGCTACCGAGTGCGGAAGAGGTGGATGATTTCTTTGCGGATCGGTTTTCGGATTGGGTGACAGGGTAG